Proteins encoded within one genomic window of Flavobacterium oreochromis:
- a CDS encoding tyrosine-type recombinase/integrase — protein sequence MKKINQDLINYLETIKHNTMKHQNILYNKAGTPLKRYTALMILKKLAIKANIKAKITLHGLRHSIATHLLENGVQLPQVQAFLGHSQMETTEIYTRISNYQLKKL from the coding sequence GTGAAAAAAATAAACCAGGACCTAATCAATTATTTAGAAACCATAAAACACAACACAATGAAACATCAAAACATTTTATACAACAAAGCAGGCACCCCATTAAAAAGATATACCGCTTTAATGATACTAAAAAAACTAGCTATAAAAGCCAATATAAAAGCAAAAATAACCCTGCACGGTCTGCGTCATTCCATCGCAACTCATCTACTAGAAAACGGAGTACAACTCCCACAAGTACAAGCGTTTTTAGGACACTCACAAATGGAAACCACAGAAATATATACTAGAATAAGTAACTATCAACTCAAAAAATTATAA
- a CDS encoding tyrosine-type recombinase/integrase — MKTINYYKNSAQIQSYNSKTFIDYLQQQYRYKEGTLQMKLKELNSWQKLCNASQKLEKLTTSEILKMIEVKKTKYHIQVINRHLQTLEQYYYYLIEQKKRKDHPIKNFRIKVEKRPLLQTFISVEELDTIYYNYPDKGHMRGQFDLYTKRNKVILGLVIYQALDAGSIGNLKVSDIDLQKAIIKVPSKTQDLFYPRNLPLEAVQIVALQEYIENIRPAIVTLLQLQSDYLFPYALQERFKMVLLSIKRKIKTYYKLEDFKIIRQSRIAHWLKIYDIRTVQYKTGHRKLQSFDKYKKTQIESLQDAIEKYHVF; from the coding sequence ATGAAAACTATCAATTATTACAAAAATTCTGCTCAAATACAATCCTATAACTCAAAAACATTTATAGATTATTTACAGCAACAATACAGGTATAAAGAAGGCACTTTACAAATGAAACTAAAGGAATTAAACTCTTGGCAAAAACTCTGCAACGCCAGTCAAAAATTAGAAAAACTAACCACTTCAGAAATATTAAAAATGATAGAAGTAAAAAAAACAAAATATCATATACAAGTCATTAACCGTCATTTACAAACCCTAGAACAATACTATTATTATCTTATCGAACAAAAAAAAAGGAAAGACCACCCTATAAAAAACTTTAGAATAAAAGTAGAAAAACGCCCCTTATTACAAACATTTATTTCTGTTGAAGAACTAGATACTATTTATTATAATTACCCCGATAAGGGACATATGAGAGGACAGTTTGACCTTTATACAAAACGCAACAAAGTTATTTTAGGATTAGTTATTTATCAGGCATTAGATGCGGGAAGTATAGGAAATTTAAAAGTAAGCGACATCGATTTACAAAAAGCTATTATAAAAGTGCCATCAAAAACACAAGATTTATTTTACCCTCGAAATTTACCCTTAGAAGCCGTGCAAATAGTAGCCTTACAAGAATATATAGAAAACATCCGCCCTGCTATTGTAACCCTCTTGCAATTACAAAGCGATTATCTTTTTCCCTATGCCCTGCAAGAACGTTTTAAAATGGTGTTATTGAGTATAAAAAGGAAAATAAAAACCTATTACAAATTAGAAGATTTTAAAATAATAAGGCAAAGTAGGATTGCACACTGGCTCAAAATATATGATATAAGAACAGTACAATACAAAACAGGACATCGAAAATTACAAAGCTTTGATAAATACAAAAAAACTCAAATAGAATCCCTGCAAGATGCCATAGAAAAATACCACGTGTTTTAA
- a CDS encoding RHS repeat domain-containing protein — MKLLKLLLTLLLLTSWSNYARSVEKSIVIRERQVGTIQKLSRQITKSEVDATLYYNRFRYYDASTGLYLSQDPIGLHGNNPTMYGYTFDSNTQIDIFGLAGVPWLPHGATQPDIVSKGPHFYAGDGKTELKLALDGDRVTFIEAFGKDANTPALKKAIKESEEKLLNDKSWREKLLKNAREVKISLFENFGRLDRARDVKKLRKR; from the coding sequence ATGAAACTGCTAAAACTATTATTAACGCTTTTATTATTAACTTCTTGGAGCAACTACGCGCGAAGCGTAGAAAAAAGTATTGTTATACGTGAAAGGCAAGTAGGAACAATTCAAAAGCTTAGTAGGCAAATCACTAAAAGTGAAGTAGATGCAACTCTTTACTATAATCGATTTAGGTATTATGATGCCAGTACGGGACTGTATTTATCTCAAGACCCCATTGGATTGCACGGAAACAACCCAACGATGTATGGGTATACTTTTGATTCTAATACTCAAATTGATATTTTTGGGTTAGCAGGAGTACCTTGGTTACCTCACGGAGCAACTCAGCCAGATATAGTTTCTAAAGGGCCACATTTTTATGCTGGTGATGGTAAAACAGAATTAAAATTAGCACTTGACGGTGATAGAGTTACATTTATTGAAGCTTTTGGTAAAGATGCTAATACACCTGCCCTTAAAAAAGCTATAAAAGAATCGGAAGAGAAATTGTTAAATGATAAGTCTTGGCGTGAAAAATTATTAAAAAATGCTAGGGAAGTAAAAATAAGTTTATTTGAAAACTTTGGAAGACTTGATAGAGCTAGAGATGTAAAAAAATTGAGAAAGCGTTGA
- a CDS encoding Imm43 family immunity protein: protein MYYELSEFYKRDVYFLYDEKNLIEPREFEKGIKIDSKEEIIFNIDKIDNYLSSYDILPTYNAPLVSSRFVDLFKDLVDIQTQFINVKIIDKNNNSNNDYFILNVIQVTPCMDMEKSVVEIKKYGSANVMTIKKLHLVPNSLKDFLIVRMEEKKSYIIVTEEFKKRCENAGLKGIDFVPEGHTIYTDI from the coding sequence ATGTATTACGAACTATCAGAATTTTACAAAAGAGATGTATATTTTCTTTATGATGAAAAAAATCTCATTGAACCTAGAGAATTTGAAAAAGGAATTAAAATAGATTCTAAAGAAGAAATAATATTCAATATTGATAAAATAGACAATTATCTCTCTTCTTACGACATTTTACCAACTTATAATGCTCCTTTAGTTAGTTCAAGATTTGTTGATTTATTCAAAGATTTAGTAGATATACAAACACAGTTTATAAATGTTAAAATTATAGACAAAAATAACAACTCTAATAATGATTATTTTATTCTAAATGTTATACAAGTAACTCCTTGTATGGATATGGAAAAATCTGTAGTTGAAATTAAAAAATATGGTTCTGCAAATGTTATGACAATTAAGAAATTACATTTAGTACCTAATTCTTTAAAAGATTTTCTTATAGTAAGAATGGAAGAAAAAAAATCTTATATAATAGTTACAGAAGAGTTTAAAAAACGTTGTGAAAATGCAGGTTTAAAAGGAATTGATTTTGTGCCAGAGGGTCACACCATCTATACAGATATTTAA
- a CDS encoding tyrosine-type recombinase/integrase: MVVHHQIIVAHLLEYKNYLQLKGYKTQTVKHSIAYVKEYLEYQNKEPCTLSQYFKYLENRPNKNHPKLKLGKSTLNGVILALEKYFNYLEFVKKQPIIPCKVPYYKFTRKQIEYLTVKEVQKLFDCVIDLPHKAVLTCLYHLGLRASEVINLKTKDIDLKKNLVFIAGSKTGHQRYVPINKTAKQILRNYLKLHIEYYLFKGVYKEQSNTHYLQKIVKKYAKEAGITKRVYPHLLRHSIATHLLQQGMQLEKIAQFLGHNSLDSTHRYTHFNQ, translated from the coding sequence ATGGTCGTACATCATCAAATCATCGTAGCACATCTTTTGGAGTACAAAAATTATTTACAACTCAAAGGATATAAAACACAAACCGTAAAACACTCAATAGCTTATGTAAAAGAATATTTAGAGTATCAAAATAAAGAACCCTGCACACTTAGCCAGTACTTTAAATACCTCGAAAACCGCCCCAATAAAAACCATCCTAAATTAAAACTCGGTAAATCCACTTTAAACGGCGTAATACTAGCTTTAGAAAAATACTTTAATTACTTAGAATTTGTCAAAAAACAGCCTATCATACCTTGCAAAGTACCCTATTATAAGTTTACAAGAAAACAAATAGAGTATCTAACAGTAAAGGAAGTACAAAAATTATTTGATTGCGTTATAGACTTACCACACAAAGCAGTACTTACTTGCTTGTATCATTTAGGACTTAGAGCCTCAGAGGTGATAAACCTTAAAACAAAAGACATCGATTTAAAAAAGAACCTGGTATTTATTGCAGGATCAAAAACAGGACATCAGCGGTATGTACCCATTAATAAAACCGCTAAACAAATACTTAGAAATTACTTAAAGCTTCACATCGAATATTATCTATTTAAAGGAGTTTACAAAGAGCAATCAAACACTCATTATCTTCAAAAAATAGTAAAAAAATACGCTAAAGAAGCAGGTATTACAAAAAGAGTTTACCCGCATTTACTACGTCATTCCATCGCAACACATCTACTACAGCAGGGAATGCAACTCGAAAAAATCGCCCAATTTTTAGGGCATAACAGTTTAGACAGTACCCACAGGTACACTCATTTTAATCAATAA
- a CDS encoding site-specific integrase — MRGQFDLYTKRNKVILGLVIYQALDAGSIGNLKVSDIDLQKAIIKVPSKTQDLFYPRNLPLEAVQIVALQEYIENIRPAIVTLLQLQSDYLFPYALQERFKMVLLSIKRKIKTYYKLEDFKIIRQSRIAHWLKIYDIRTVQYKTGHRKLQSFDKYKKTQIESLQDAIEKYHVF, encoded by the coding sequence ATGAGAGGACAGTTTGACCTTTATACAAAACGCAACAAAGTTATTTTAGGATTAGTTATTTATCAGGCATTAGATGCGGGAAGTATAGGAAATTTAAAAGTAAGCGACATCGATTTACAAAAAGCTATTATAAAAGTGCCATCAAAAACACAAGATTTATTTTACCCTCGAAATTTACCCTTAGAAGCCGTGCAAATAGTAGCCTTACAAGAATATATAGAAAACATCCGCCCTGCTATTGTAACCCTCTTGCAATTACAAAGCGATTATCTTTTTCCCTATGCCCTGCAAGAACGTTTTAAAATGGTGTTATTGAGTATAAAAAGGAAAATAAAAACCTATTACAAATTAGAAGATTTTAAAATAATAAGGCAAAGTAGGATTGCACACTGGCTCAAAATATATGATATAAGAACAGTACAATACAAAACAGGACATCGAAAATTACAAAGCTTTGATAAATACAAAAAAACTCAAATAGAATCCCTGCAAGATGCCATAGAAAAATACCACGTGTTTTAA
- a CDS encoding CHC2 zinc finger domain-containing protein has protein sequence MQINDIKSRLSLSQVLSYYNLQPNKNKMLCCPFHDDKTASLQVNLQKDLYNCHACGAKGDQIQFVQDFEKLSKHDALKKCTQLAQVAEPQIIHQSEVIKTMSQEKQTEFLEKLFETFVKSIYLSGSARDYLHSRNLSSVLETRGLVGFNSGQFHHAGRFENEVNPVLAKQEMIQNALEVGMLSPLNRVNNQTGEAVTYQVFGNKCLAFPLRNAKNEIVSFYFRSIVIASDSVATSKHFYLKGRQGLYPHYPKPETKKLILTEAVIDALSLTQVLILNTEYSILSCYGTNGITPEHLQAIKNLKHLEEVIFFFDGDKAGSTATAKYAQELISQNPQLKITKVETPEGEDINSLLVAYEKEIFIELIENRKPLTSQDHIQETQKTFSSSEPTLPELEKRTGEANLKPQTNKTNNKNDEKLIIKASEVLSVVEFLKDKNLIHNLNFLIGQAGIVGEETARLLLFLILLSYLNNNPLHGIVQGTSGSGKSHMIKVIADLMPQEDVLRFTRITESSLYNWGEFDLFRKIIIIEDLDGLKEEALYSLRELISNQYLSSSVSLKDKKGNNKSTKKEVKGQFASLSATTKGEVYEDNMNRSFIIAVDESLEQTQRIIKYQNQIIAGEIDIKEKQKAVNMVQDVVRHLKHYEVQNPFASKIDLPKGVRNLRRLNDMFQKIIKQITLLHQYQRKVINGFLVTEIQDIILAIDILFESVILKMDELDGSSRQFFEKLKKAFKDREFNRFEAMEITGFKKTQLQHYLNELVRLEYLRQYGHSNKGFKYKISFLDNNNLMRQQIKQHFKEQVEKLQKKNNNGNSQPPNEH, from the coding sequence ATGCAAATCAACGACATAAAATCCCGCTTAAGTTTAAGCCAAGTATTAAGCTATTATAATTTACAGCCCAATAAAAATAAAATGCTGTGTTGTCCTTTCCACGATGATAAAACAGCCTCTTTACAAGTCAATTTGCAAAAAGATTTATACAACTGCCACGCTTGCGGAGCAAAAGGCGACCAAATACAATTTGTACAAGATTTTGAAAAGCTATCAAAACACGATGCCTTAAAAAAATGTACACAGTTAGCACAAGTAGCAGAACCACAAATTATACATCAAAGTGAAGTTATTAAAACAATGAGTCAAGAAAAGCAAACGGAGTTCTTAGAAAAGTTATTTGAAACCTTTGTAAAATCAATCTATCTCAGCGGTTCGGCTAGAGATTATTTACATAGCCGTAATTTATCCAGTGTTTTAGAAACTAGGGGATTAGTAGGCTTTAACTCGGGACAGTTCCACCACGCAGGACGGTTTGAAAATGAAGTTAACCCTGTTCTAGCAAAACAAGAAATGATACAAAATGCTTTAGAAGTAGGAATGTTAAGCCCTTTAAATAGAGTAAACAATCAAACAGGCGAAGCAGTTACTTATCAAGTTTTCGGTAATAAATGTTTAGCCTTTCCACTGCGTAATGCAAAAAACGAAATCGTATCTTTTTATTTTCGTTCCATTGTCATTGCGAGCGATAGCGTGGCAACCTCTAAACACTTTTATTTAAAAGGTAGGCAAGGTTTATACCCTCATTATCCAAAACCCGAAACTAAAAAACTCATTTTAACCGAAGCCGTCATTGATGCTCTTTCATTAACACAAGTCTTAATACTTAATACAGAATACTCTATACTTTCTTGTTACGGTACAAACGGAATCACTCCCGAACATTTACAAGCAATAAAGAATTTAAAACATTTAGAAGAAGTAATTTTTTTCTTTGATGGAGACAAAGCAGGTAGCACAGCGACAGCAAAATACGCTCAAGAACTCATATCTCAAAACCCACAACTCAAAATAACAAAAGTTGAAACCCCTGAAGGCGAAGACATCAACAGCCTTTTAGTAGCCTATGAAAAAGAAATCTTTATCGAATTAATAGAAAACAGAAAACCCCTAACAAGCCAGGACCACATACAAGAAACACAAAAAACTTTTTCTTCATCTGAACCAACTTTACCCGAGCTTGAAAAGCGAACAGGCGAAGCAAACCTTAAACCTCAAACAAACAAAACAAATAACAAAAACGATGAAAAACTAATTATAAAAGCCTCTGAGGTATTATCGGTAGTTGAATTTTTAAAAGACAAAAACCTTATACACAATCTAAATTTTTTAATTGGTCAAGCAGGCATTGTAGGAGAAGAAACCGCACGGTTATTACTGTTTTTAATTTTATTGAGTTATCTAAATAATAATCCCTTACACGGTATTGTACAAGGAACATCAGGAAGCGGTAAATCGCATATGATTAAAGTAATTGCTGATTTAATGCCTCAAGAAGATGTTTTGCGATTTACTAGAATTACAGAAAGTAGTTTATACAACTGGGGCGAATTTGATTTGTTTAGAAAAATTATCATTATCGAAGATTTAGACGGATTAAAAGAGGAAGCTTTATATTCATTAAGGGAATTAATCTCTAATCAATATTTAAGTAGTTCGGTAAGTTTAAAAGATAAAAAAGGAAATAATAAATCTACTAAAAAGGAAGTAAAAGGACAGTTTGCCAGTTTATCAGCCACCACAAAAGGCGAAGTGTACGAGGATAATATGAACCGCAGTTTTATTATAGCAGTCGATGAAAGTTTAGAACAAACCCAGAGAATCATTAAGTATCAAAATCAGATTATAGCGGGCGAAATAGATATAAAAGAAAAACAAAAAGCCGTAAATATGGTACAAGATGTAGTAAGACATTTAAAACATTATGAAGTGCAAAACCCCTTTGCCAGTAAAATAGATTTACCAAAAGGAGTCCGCAACCTTAGAAGGCTCAACGATATGTTCCAAAAAATTATAAAACAAATTACACTATTACATCAGTATCAACGAAAAGTAATAAACGGCTTTTTAGTAACAGAAATTCAAGACATTATTTTAGCTATAGACATACTTTTTGAAAGTGTCATTTTAAAAATGGATGAGTTAGACGGCAGTAGCAGACAATTTTTTGAGAAACTAAAAAAGGCTTTTAAGGATAGAGAATTTAATCGTTTTGAAGCAATGGAAATAACAGGATTTAAAAAAACACAATTACAACATTATCTTAATGAACTGGTACGTTTAGAATATTTAAGACAGTACGGACACTCAAATAAAGGCTTTAAATACAAAATATCATTCTTAGATAATAACAACTTAATGCGTCAACAAATCAAACAACACTTTAAAGAACAGGTCGAAAAACTACAAAAGAAAAACAACAACGGTAACTCACAACCACCAAACGAACACTAA
- a CDS encoding helix-turn-helix domain-containing protein, giving the protein MSLGEQIKKMRLLKGLSQKEVVMSANIEKAQFSRIENDKTDPSYSTLEKIAKAMNCTMSELFSTNEDFKDINSIDKSLIEKVSIIENLEEDEKKGLYSIIDGLSTKQKLKQTLSNALNL; this is encoded by the coding sequence ATGAGCTTAGGAGAACAAATAAAGAAAATGCGATTATTAAAAGGTTTATCACAAAAAGAGGTGGTTATGTCTGCAAATATCGAAAAAGCACAGTTTAGCCGAATTGAAAATGATAAGACTGACCCATCTTATTCAACACTGGAGAAAATTGCAAAAGCAATGAATTGTACTATGTCAGAGTTGTTTAGTACAAATGAAGATTTTAAAGATATTAATTCAATAGATAAATCTTTAATTGAAAAAGTTTCAATTATTGAAAACCTTGAAGAAGATGAAAAAAAAGGATTGTATTCTATTATTGATGGGTTATCAACAAAACAAAAGTTAAAACAAACTTTATCCAATGCGCTTAATCTATAA
- a CDS encoding CHC2 zinc finger domain-containing protein: MQINDIKQNLSLSQVLQHYNLQPNKNKMLCCPFHDDKTASLQVNLQKNFYKCHACGAKGDQIQFVQDYESRSVGITKHEALLKCAALANNQPENKIKPVITKPMDENKRIEFLEKIFDTFTKAVYMSPPAKEYLHSRNLTALLEKRGLVGFNSGQFHHAGRFENESNPAEARKEVIAQGLEFGLLSESNIISKTGEKAYNVFGLKSIVFALRNQENQITGLYYRIADDTKNYKHFYLKESKGLFPHYPKPETKKLILTEAIIDCASLLTVLNDPNSPFGGWGL, encoded by the coding sequence ATGCAAATCAACGACATCAAACAAAATTTAAGTTTAAGCCAGGTACTACAACATTACAACCTACAGCCCAACAAAAACAAAATGCTATGTTGTCCATTCCACGATGACAAAACAGCGAGTTTACAAGTCAATTTACAAAAGAACTTTTACAAATGCCACGCCTGCGGAGCAAAAGGCGACCAAATCCAGTTTGTGCAGGATTATGAATCCCGAAGCGTCGGGATAACCAAACACGAAGCTCTTTTAAAATGTGCAGCTCTTGCAAACAATCAACCCGAAAATAAAATCAAACCAGTAATAACAAAACCAATGGACGAGAACAAACGAATTGAATTTTTAGAAAAAATCTTCGATACATTTACAAAAGCGGTGTATATGAGTCCGCCAGCAAAGGAGTATTTACATAGCAGAAACTTAACCGCATTATTAGAAAAAAGAGGATTAGTCGGTTTTAACTCGGGGCAGTTCCACCACGCAGGGAGGTTTGAAAATGAATCTAATCCAGCAGAAGCACGTAAAGAAGTAATCGCCCAGGGTTTAGAATTTGGTTTGTTATCAGAATCAAATATAATCTCTAAAACAGGCGAAAAGGCGTATAATGTATTTGGTTTAAAATCTATTGTCTTTGCCCTTAGAAACCAAGAAAATCAAATCACAGGCTTATATTATCGTATAGCAGACGACACAAAAAACTACAAACATTTTTATTTAAAAGAATCAAAAGGATTATTCCCACATTACCCAAAACCTGAAACTAAAAAACTAATCTTAACTGAAGCCATTATTGATTGCGCCAGTTTATTAACGGTACTCAACGACCCTAACTCCCCCTTTGGGGGCTGGGGGCTTTAG
- a CDS encoding AHH domain-containing protein yields MAQKGIVQGQKVVQYYLSQDPIGLKGNNPTLYAYVADSNSWVDPLGLSNMPANGWNYNNMPKIEGYQNHHVIPRSMADHPAIKAAGFDVDKPSNLIYLPKEQGTHPTRSQHNGWNSVHKAYNADINQKLKDIHDIGQAEGWSKKQYSDAIEDLRNQTRKGLREGRIKCH; encoded by the coding sequence ATGGCTCAAAAGGGTATTGTACAGGGGCAAAAAGTGGTGCAGTATTATCTGTCTCAAGACCCGATTGGACTTAAAGGCAATAACCCAACGCTTTATGCGTATGTAGCTGATTCTAATAGTTGGGTTGACCCTTTAGGTTTAAGTAATATGCCTGCTAATGGTTGGAATTATAACAATATGCCAAAAATTGAAGGCTATCAAAATCATCACGTCATACCTCGTTCAATGGCTGACCACCCTGCAATAAAAGCAGCAGGTTTTGATGTCGATAAACCTAGTAATCTAATCTATTTACCTAAAGAACAAGGCACACACCCGACTAGAAGCCAACACAATGGTTGGAACAGCGTACATAAAGCGTATAATGCTGATATAAACCAAAAATTAAAAGATATTCACGATATAGGTCAAGCAGAAGGCTGGAGTAAAAAACAATATTCCGACGCCATAGAAGATTTAAGAAATCAAACAAGAAAAGGTCTTAGGGAAGGTCGAATAAAATGCCATTAA
- a CDS encoding phage integrase SAM-like domain-containing protein — translation MINKASYKEELLILGYHKLSVEQRIRNINHFRRITQKEICQVNPSDIEKYVKHYQNKGLISHTIQGYYRSLEHYFSYLEREQLIKKNPFNYYELQLPKVKKHKEKYSHNRK, via the coding sequence ATGATAAATAAAGCATCGTATAAAGAAGAATTACTCATACTAGGATACCATAAATTATCAGTCGAACAACGAATAAGAAACATAAACCATTTTAGAAGAATCACCCAAAAAGAAATCTGCCAAGTCAATCCTTCAGATATAGAAAAATACGTTAAACATTATCAAAACAAAGGATTAATTAGCCACACCATACAAGGATATTATAGAAGTTTAGAACACTATTTTAGTTATTTAGAAAGAGAACAACTCATTAAAAAAAATCCATTTAATTATTATGAGCTACAACTCCCTAAAGTAAAAAAACACAAAGAGAAATACTCACACAACAGGAAATAA
- a CDS encoding tyrosine-type recombinase/integrase encodes MMTLKEYIQNHFSPSSHKSLYCCINKYQEHTINHEKATLNDILRYLKILRESNKKQRTIANHLHSIKVYYRYLQCIGIRKDHPIKKLILIDKIDKTIKTQNLYSTKQLEEYYNQTPKHKKLMVSLLIEQALTTSELIAIKVKDINQEKAEITIKNRTLPLKAYQIYLCTEYINYIEYIKEKKQEDYLFTTRTNKAYRENDISQLINKNRPKEKQITPLIIRQSVIKNLLGHHDVRVVQVFAGHKISSTTQQYKTTQFEELKAKINLLHPLQ; translated from the coding sequence ATGATGACTTTAAAAGAATACATTCAAAACCACTTTAGCCCATCCAGTCATAAAAGTTTATACTGTTGTATCAATAAGTACCAAGAGCATACCATTAATCACGAAAAAGCCACACTAAATGACATATTACGTTACTTAAAAATACTTAGAGAAAGCAACAAAAAACAAAGAACAATAGCTAATCATCTACATAGCATCAAAGTATATTATAGATATTTACAATGTATTGGTATTAGAAAAGATCATCCTATCAAAAAACTCATTTTAATAGATAAAATAGACAAAACCATAAAAACCCAAAATCTATATTCCACAAAACAATTAGAAGAGTATTACAATCAAACTCCTAAACATAAAAAACTAATGGTTAGTTTACTCATAGAACAAGCCCTGACCACTAGCGAACTTATTGCCATCAAAGTAAAAGACATCAATCAAGAAAAAGCAGAAATCACCATAAAAAACAGAACCCTACCCCTAAAAGCCTATCAAATATATCTTTGTACAGAATACATCAATTATATAGAATACATCAAAGAAAAAAAGCAAGAAGATTATTTATTTACCACCCGAACCAATAAAGCCTATAGAGAAAATGATATTAGCCAGCTCATCAATAAAAACCGACCTAAAGAAAAACAAATTACACCACTAATAATAAGGCAAAGCGTCATTAAAAATTTATTAGGACATCACGATGTAAGAGTAGTACAAGTCTTTGCAGGGCACAAAATAAGCAGTACCACACAACAATATAAAACAACGCAGTTCGAAGAACTAAAAGCAAAAATCAACCTTTTGCATCCACTACAATAA
- a CDS encoding AHH domain-containing protein, with amino-acid sequence MKLLKLLLTLLLLTSWSNYARSVEKSIVIRERQVGTIQKLSRQITKSEVDATLYYNRFRYYDASTGLYLSQDPIGLKGNNPTLYAYVADSNSWVDPLGLSNMPANGWNYNNMPKIEGYQNHHVIPRSMADHPAIKAAGFDVDKPSNLIYLPKEQGTHPTRSQHNGWNSVHKAYNADINQKLKDIHDIGQAEGWSKKQYSDAIEDLRNQTRKGLREGRIKCH; translated from the coding sequence ATGAAACTGCTAAAACTATTATTAACGCTTTTATTATTAACTTCTTGGAGCAACTACGCGCGAAGCGTAGAAAAAAGTATTGTTATACGTGAAAGGCAAGTAGGAACAATTCAAAAGCTTAGTAGGCAAATCACTAAAAGTGAAGTAGATGCAACTCTTTACTATAATAGGTTTAGGTATTATGATGCGAGTACGGGACTGTATTTAAGTCAAGACCCGATTGGACTTAAAGGCAATAACCCAACGCTTTATGCGTATGTAGCTGATTCTAATAGTTGGGTTGACCCTTTAGGTTTAAGTAATATGCCTGCTAATGGTTGGAATTATAACAATATGCCAAAAATTGAAGGCTATCAAAATCATCACGTCATACCTCGTTCAATGGCTGACCACCCTGCAATAAAAGCAGCAGGTTTTGATGTCGATAAACCTAGTAATCTAATCTATTTACCTAAAGAACAAGGCACACACCCGACTAGAAGCCAACACAATGGTTGGAACAGCGTACATAAAGCGTATAATGCTGATATAAACCAAAAATTAAAAGATATTCACGATATAGGTCAAGCAGAAGGCTGGAGTAAAAAACAATATTCCGACGCCATAGAAGATTTAAGAAATCAAACAAGAAAAGGTCTTAGGGAAGGTCGAATAAAATGCCATTAA